From the Solibacillus sp. FSL R5-0449 genome, one window contains:
- the ndk gene encoding nucleoside-diphosphate kinase has translation MAIEKTFLMVKPDGVERQVIGDIVDRFERRGFVMRGAKLMVPTRELAEKHYAEHAERPFFGELVDFITSGPVFGMVWEGENVIQLSRIMMGATKPEESAPGTIRGDYAVTLSHNVIHGSDSLASAEREIGLWFPEGIAE, from the coding sequence ATGGCAATCGAAAAAACATTTTTAATGGTTAAACCAGATGGCGTTGAACGTCAAGTAATCGGAGATATCGTTGACCGTTTTGAGCGTCGCGGTTTCGTAATGCGCGGAGCAAAATTAATGGTACCAACTCGTGAATTAGCTGAAAAACACTATGCAGAGCACGCTGAGCGTCCTTTCTTCGGTGAATTAGTAGACTTCATCACTTCAGGCCCAGTATTCGGTATGGTTTGGGAAGGCGAAAACGTTATCCAATTATCTCGTATCATGATGGGTGCTACAAAACCAGAAGAATCAGCTCCTGGTACAATCCGCGGTGACTACGCTGTAACTTTATCACACAACGTAATCCACGGTTCTGACTCTTTAGCTTCTGCTGAGCGTGAAATCGGTTTATGGTTCCCAGAAGGAATCGCTGAATAA
- the hepT gene encoding heptaprenyl diphosphate synthase component II, whose amino-acid sequence MEKMKIKMLYADIKSDIEVIENELEQALNSSSHLLNDASVHLLQAGGKRIRPVFTLLSAKFGDYNIDRMKNIAVPLELIHMGSLVHDDVIDNSDMRRGRETVKAQWNNRVAMYTGNFIFARALQYVTSIENPRAHQILAKTMVELVNGEVIQIEDKFRLDQSLKDYFRRIKRKTALLIESSCELGAVVSGADEKTARHLKRYGYFVGMSFQIVDDILDFTATDKQLGKPAGSDLLNGNVTLPILLMKDDPQLAPYLSKVASEGLTEEERQSMLALVRNSEAIKEATHISNLYLKKALKEVEALPKHPMKKKLRDIALFMGKRKS is encoded by the coding sequence GTGGAAAAGATGAAAATCAAAATGCTATATGCCGATATTAAATCAGATATAGAAGTCATCGAAAACGAATTGGAACAAGCGTTGAATTCATCTTCACACTTATTGAATGATGCCTCAGTTCATTTACTACAAGCCGGCGGGAAACGTATTCGACCAGTATTTACGTTACTAAGTGCCAAGTTTGGTGACTATAATATTGACCGAATGAAAAACATTGCTGTCCCATTGGAGCTTATTCATATGGGTTCATTGGTGCATGATGATGTAATTGACAATTCGGATATGCGCCGTGGCCGGGAAACGGTGAAAGCCCAGTGGAACAACCGTGTGGCAATGTACACAGGTAATTTTATATTTGCACGTGCATTACAATATGTTACAAGCATAGAAAATCCGAGAGCCCATCAAATATTAGCGAAAACAATGGTTGAGCTGGTAAATGGTGAAGTCATTCAAATTGAGGATAAGTTTCGTTTAGATCAAAGTTTGAAAGATTACTTCCGACGTATTAAACGTAAAACAGCTTTACTGATTGAATCAAGTTGTGAACTTGGAGCGGTCGTAAGCGGTGCCGATGAAAAAACAGCTCGGCATTTAAAGCGCTACGGTTACTTTGTAGGAATGAGCTTTCAAATAGTAGATGATATATTAGATTTTACAGCGACAGACAAACAGCTCGGCAAACCGGCTGGCAGTGATTTACTGAACGGGAATGTTACATTGCCGATATTGTTGATGAAAGACGATCCGCAGCTTGCCCCTTATTTGTCGAAAGTGGCATCAGAAGGATTAACGGAAGAAGAGCGCCAAAGTATGCTGGCACTAGTTCGGAATTCGGAAGCAATAAAAGAAGCAACCCATATTAGTAATTTGTATTTAAAAAAGGCTTTAAAAGAGGTCGAGGCATTACCTAAGCACCCAATGAAGAAAAAATTGCGTGACATTGCGCTGTTCATGGGGAAGAGAAAGTCTTAA
- a CDS encoding HU family DNA-binding protein, whose protein sequence is MNKTELVNSVAEAAGLSKKDASKAVEAVFDTIQDALAKGDKVQLIGFGNFEVRERAARKGRNPQTGKEIEIAASKVPAFKPGKALKDAVK, encoded by the coding sequence GTGAATAAAACAGAATTAGTAAACTCTGTTGCTGAAGCTGCAGGTCTTTCTAAAAAAGACGCTTCTAAAGCAGTTGAAGCTGTATTTGATACAATTCAAGATGCTCTTGCAAAGGGTGACAAAGTACAATTAATCGGTTTTGGTAACTTTGAAGTTCGTGAGCGTGCAGCACGTAAAGGTCGTAACCCACAAACGGGTAAGGAAATCGAAATTGCTGCTTCTAAAGTACCTGCTTTCAAGCCAGGTAAAGCACTTAAGGACGCTGTAAAATAA
- a CDS encoding NAD(P)H-dependent glycerol-3-phosphate dehydrogenase: protein MENVVVLGAGSWGTALAIVLAENGHNTLVWSHREDQAAEINEQHTNKKYLPNTVLPSNLKATSNLEEAAKHGSTIVMAVPTKGIREVCGKISDYITEKALFVHVSKGIEPDTLLRISELMKESLADNAVSDIVVLSGPSHAEEVVLKHPTTVTAACENLEAAEKVQDLFMNQYLRVYTNDDVIGVEIGGALKNVIALAAGLTDGLNFGDNAKAALITRGLAEITRLGVKMGGNPFTFAGLTGMGDLIVTCTSVHSRNWRAGNMLGKGMKLEQVLDEMGMVVEGVRTTKATYQLSKKYDVSMPITSALYDVLFNHMEPKALVESLMLRTKKSEIDEMS, encoded by the coding sequence ATGGAAAATGTAGTAGTTTTAGGAGCAGGTTCCTGGGGAACGGCACTGGCCATCGTTTTAGCGGAAAACGGTCATAATACGCTCGTTTGGTCGCATCGCGAAGATCAGGCAGCTGAAATTAATGAACAGCACACAAATAAAAAATATTTGCCGAATACGGTTTTGCCGAGTAATTTAAAGGCGACTTCAAATCTGGAAGAGGCTGCAAAACATGGTTCTACTATTGTGATGGCAGTACCGACAAAAGGAATCCGGGAAGTTTGCGGCAAAATTTCGGACTATATAACGGAGAAAGCGTTATTTGTCCATGTTTCGAAAGGAATTGAACCGGATACATTATTGCGTATTTCCGAACTGATGAAGGAAAGCCTTGCTGACAATGCGGTAAGTGATATCGTTGTGTTATCAGGTCCTTCCCACGCAGAGGAAGTTGTTTTAAAACATCCGACAACTGTAACGGCTGCTTGTGAAAATTTAGAGGCTGCAGAAAAAGTGCAGGATCTATTTATGAATCAATATTTGCGTGTCTACACAAATGATGATGTAATAGGCGTGGAAATTGGCGGTGCGCTGAAAAATGTCATTGCGCTTGCTGCAGGGCTGACGGATGGTCTGAACTTTGGCGATAACGCGAAAGCGGCCTTAATTACACGCGGTTTAGCCGAAATTACGCGTCTCGGTGTAAAAATGGGCGGCAACCCGTTTACGTTTGCCGGTCTGACAGGTATGGGTGACTTGATCGTTACATGTACAAGTGTCCATTCCCGAAACTGGCGCGCGGGCAATATGCTCGGCAAAGGAATGAAGCTTGAGCAAGTATTGGATGAGATGGGAATGGTAGTGGAAGGTGTACGTACAACAAAGGCTACATACCAGCTCTCAAAAAAATACGATGTTTCGATGCCGATAACATCAGCATTGTATGATGTGCTGTTTAATCATATGGAACCGAAAGCATTGGTTGAATCCTTAATGCTGCGCACGAAAAAAAGCGAAATTGATGAGATGAGCTGA
- a CDS encoding demethylmenaquinone methyltransferase, with protein MAKSKEQHVHEVFESISESYDKMNSVISFQMHVGWREDTMKRMAVKKGSKCLDVCCGTADWTIALSKAVGDEGDVKGLDFSENMLKVGKQKTENIPNIELIHGNAMELPFEDNTFDYVTIGFGLRNVPDYMQVLREMNRVVKPGGMVVCLETSQSEIPVYRQLFRFYFNHIMPLFGKIFAKSYKEYSWLQKSANDFPGMKKLAQMFREAGYENVTYKPYSGGAAAMHMGFKKK; from the coding sequence ATGGCGAAATCGAAAGAACAACATGTTCATGAAGTGTTTGAAAGCATTTCAGAGAGCTACGATAAAATGAACTCGGTCATTAGTTTCCAAATGCATGTTGGATGGCGTGAAGATACGATGAAACGTATGGCCGTAAAAAAAGGTTCCAAATGCCTTGATGTATGCTGCGGTACAGCTGATTGGACAATCGCACTATCGAAAGCTGTCGGTGATGAAGGGGACGTAAAAGGGCTTGATTTCAGTGAAAATATGCTGAAAGTCGGCAAGCAGAAAACCGAGAATATCCCGAATATCGAACTGATTCACGGAAATGCAATGGAACTACCATTTGAAGATAATACATTTGATTATGTAACAATTGGCTTTGGCTTACGAAATGTACCCGATTATATGCAAGTATTGCGTGAAATGAATCGGGTCGTTAAACCAGGAGGAATGGTAGTATGTCTGGAAACTTCCCAATCCGAAATTCCGGTATATCGCCAGCTTTTCCGTTTTTACTTTAATCATATTATGCCGCTGTTCGGAAAGATTTTTGCGAAAAGCTACAAAGAGTATTCATGGCTGCAAAAGTCCGCGAATGATTTTCCCGGCATGAAAAAATTAGCGCAAATGTTCCGGGAAGCCGGATATGAGAATGTCACATATAAACCATATAGCGGTGGGGCAGCAGCTATGCACATGGGTTTTAAGAAGAAATAA
- a CDS encoding DUF2768 domain-containing protein — MQLTLQLMNPLSNLLLNSARGPLASMHALDVMWVSFYSIGLLLISILIITAVRKWVHNMFLSILLKLVAYVMFFIGTLLMVLVVLTWPN; from the coding sequence GTGCAACTTACTTTGCAGCTCATGAATCCACTATCAAATTTACTTTTAAATTCTGCACGTGGCCCATTAGCGAGCATGCATGCATTAGATGTTATGTGGGTTTCTTTTTATTCGATTGGTTTACTATTAATCTCAATTCTCATTATTACAGCAGTCCGTAAGTGGGTACATAATATGTTTTTGTCAATTTTATTGAAATTAGTAGCATATGTCATGTTTTTTATCGGCACATTATTAATGGTTCTTGTCGTACTTACATGGCCGAACTAA
- the folE gene encoding GTP cyclohydrolase I FolE, translating to MSNVDLKKIEEAVKMILEAVGEDVTREGLLDTPKRVSKMYAEMFSGLQEDPRDYFSTVFHEDHEELVLVKDIPFYSMCEHHLVPFYGTAHIAYIPKDGKVAGLSKLGRCLESVARRPQLQERITSTVADTIMEMLNPKGVYVVVEAEHMCMTMRGLKKPGSKTVTAVARGIYEQDDIKRNEVNTFIQMK from the coding sequence ATGTCGAATGTCGATTTAAAAAAGATAGAAGAAGCAGTAAAAATGATTTTGGAAGCAGTTGGGGAAGATGTGACGCGTGAAGGATTACTGGATACACCAAAACGTGTTTCAAAAATGTATGCGGAGATGTTCAGCGGCTTACAGGAAGATCCGCGTGATTATTTCAGCACGGTATTCCATGAAGATCATGAGGAACTAGTTTTAGTAAAAGATATTCCATTTTATTCAATGTGTGAACATCACTTAGTTCCATTTTACGGAACAGCCCATATCGCCTACATACCTAAAGACGGAAAAGTTGCCGGCTTAAGTAAACTCGGACGCTGCCTCGAATCAGTAGCGCGCCGCCCTCAGCTTCAAGAACGCATTACATCAACTGTAGCGGATACAATTATGGAAATGCTCAATCCTAAAGGAGTATATGTTGTTGTGGAAGCGGAACATATGTGTATGACAATGCGCGGATTGAAAAAACCGGGTTCTAAAACCGTGACAGCTGTTGCACGCGGCATTTATGAACAGGATGATATAAAGCGTAATGAAGTGAATACATTCATCCAAATGAAATAA
- the spoIVA gene encoding stage IV sporulation protein A, whose translation MEKITVYKGGNTISEHIFQQLAERTNGDLYIGVVGPVRVGKSTFVKKVMEGVILPNIENAEDRMRAMDELPQSSPGPTIMTAEPKFVPAQGTTVAFGESAIPFRVRLVDCVGYVIDGAKGYEDESGPKFVQTPWHNEAIAFQEAAKIGTDKVIRDHANIGIVVTTDGTVNGMLRAAVEKAEQQIIDQLTEIGKPFVIVLNSTTPHSAETLHLQNALAQKYDVPVIPTAIQHMQLNDVMLILQEALFEFNVNEIQVEKPEWLDVLDDTHHLNETLAFATAQLQDDSMKIRDVEAASQLLREIDFVESCTVENIDAGQGIATLRVNIHNDYYKETCTEFLEKPIDTKKEWLLFIKEASEAKAAQRRFRDAIEQAKEHGYGVTLPAMDEFDPSEPELIEQNNFYGVRMKAKAPSYHIIRIDMEAEFSPLIGSEFHSQHLLKDLQHAYEFDRQALWQTQLFGTPLHEVLTESIRFKMKSVPTHAKNRMRLMLERLINEGERGLITFII comes from the coding sequence TTGGAGAAGATTACGGTATATAAAGGAGGCAATACAATTAGCGAGCATATTTTTCAGCAATTGGCAGAACGTACGAATGGTGATCTTTATATCGGCGTTGTAGGACCTGTTAGGGTAGGGAAATCCACGTTTGTTAAGAAGGTAATGGAAGGCGTGATTTTACCTAATATCGAAAATGCCGAGGACCGTATGCGGGCGATGGATGAACTTCCTCAAAGCTCACCTGGGCCTACTATTATGACGGCTGAACCAAAGTTTGTCCCAGCACAGGGAACTACGGTTGCCTTTGGGGAAAGTGCAATACCGTTTCGTGTTAGATTAGTAGATTGTGTAGGTTATGTGATTGATGGAGCAAAAGGCTATGAGGATGAGTCAGGACCGAAGTTTGTGCAAACACCGTGGCATAATGAAGCGATAGCGTTTCAGGAGGCTGCAAAAATCGGTACCGATAAAGTAATTCGGGACCATGCCAATATCGGAATTGTTGTGACAACAGACGGAACAGTAAATGGGATGTTGCGAGCAGCAGTTGAAAAGGCGGAACAGCAAATTATCGATCAGCTTACAGAGATCGGAAAGCCGTTTGTCATTGTACTCAATAGTACGACACCGCATTCAGCTGAAACATTGCATTTACAAAATGCTCTTGCACAGAAATATGATGTTCCTGTAATTCCGACAGCTATTCAACATATGCAGTTGAACGATGTCATGCTCATTTTGCAAGAAGCGCTATTCGAGTTTAATGTAAATGAAATTCAAGTGGAAAAACCGGAATGGTTGGATGTTTTAGATGATACTCACCATTTAAATGAAACATTGGCATTTGCGACGGCGCAATTACAAGATGATTCAATGAAAATCCGTGACGTGGAAGCGGCGAGTCAACTGCTTCGCGAAATCGATTTTGTCGAAAGTTGCACCGTTGAAAATATTGATGCGGGACAGGGGATTGCAACATTACGTGTCAACATTCACAATGATTACTATAAGGAAACGTGTACCGAGTTTCTTGAAAAACCAATCGATACAAAGAAAGAGTGGCTCCTCTTTATTAAGGAAGCTTCAGAGGCAAAAGCGGCACAGCGTAGATTCCGCGATGCGATTGAACAGGCGAAGGAACACGGATATGGTGTCACATTGCCTGCGATGGATGAATTTGATCCGAGCGAGCCGGAGCTGATCGAACAAAATAATTTCTATGGTGTGCGTATGAAGGCGAAAGCTCCTTCTTACCACATTATCCGAATTGATATGGAAGCGGAATTCTCGCCACTGATCGGATCCGAATTTCACAGTCAGCACTTGCTGAAAGACTTGCAGCATGCTTATGAATTTGACCGCCAGGCATTATGGCAAACGCAATTATTTGGAACACCTCTTCACGAAGTACTTACGGAAAGTATCCGTTTCAAAATGAAGAGTGTTCCGACACATGCGAAAAACAGAATGCGCCTCATGCTGGAAAGATTAATTAATGAAGGTGAAAGAGGTTTAATCACATTTATTATTTAA
- a CDS encoding protein-glutamate O-methyltransferase CheR, with the protein MSDYVQFIDGIKRKTGIDLALYKEAQMKRRLTSLYEKKGYRNFVDFYSALEKDRELMNEFLDRMTINVSEFYRNGKRWEVLQNKIFPLLLQTNKRPKIWSAACSTGEEPYSLAMVLSHHLPLSQVNILATDLDENVIQKAKLGLYPERSLAEVPKPVQSKYFIQEGQFYKVKDEIKRTVNFKKHNLLKDPYESNFDLIVCRNVMIYFTEEAKDQIYANFSKALRPGGILFVGSTEQIFNPAKYDFEVEDTFFYRKK; encoded by the coding sequence ATGTCAGATTATGTCCAATTTATTGATGGCATTAAGCGCAAAACGGGCATTGATTTAGCTCTATATAAAGAAGCGCAGATGAAACGTCGGTTAACATCATTATATGAGAAAAAGGGATATCGGAACTTCGTAGATTTTTATAGTGCATTGGAGAAAGACCGCGAACTGATGAACGAATTTTTAGATCGCATGACGATTAACGTTTCGGAGTTTTACCGCAACGGAAAACGGTGGGAAGTTTTGCAGAATAAAATTTTCCCTTTACTGCTCCAAACTAATAAACGTCCGAAAATATGGAGTGCGGCTTGTTCGACCGGAGAAGAGCCATACAGCTTGGCAATGGTATTGTCCCATCATTTACCTTTATCTCAAGTAAATATACTGGCAACAGATTTGGATGAAAATGTTATCCAAAAAGCAAAATTGGGTCTTTACCCGGAACGCTCACTTGCAGAAGTACCAAAACCGGTTCAGTCAAAGTATTTCATTCAAGAAGGCCAGTTTTACAAAGTTAAAGATGAAATTAAGCGCACGGTTAATTTTAAAAAACATAATTTACTAAAGGACCCTTATGAGTCGAATTTTGATCTGATTGTTTGCCGGAATGTCATGATCTATTTTACAGAAGAAGCGAAAGATCAGATCTATGCAAATTTCAGTAAAGCATTGCGACCAGGCGGCATTTTGTTTGTAGGGTCAACTGAGCAGATATTTAATCCTGCAAAATATGACTTTGAAGTAGAAGATACATTTTTTTACCGTAAAAAATAA
- the der gene encoding ribosome biogenesis GTPase Der encodes MTKPVIAIVGRPNVGKSTIFNRIVGERVSIVEDIPGVTRDRIYSSADWLAHEFNIIDTGGIEIGDEPFLEQIRQQAEIAIDEADVIIFMTNGREGVTAADEQVAKILYKTKKPVVLAINKIDNPDMRHMIYDFYSLGFGEPWPISGSHGLGLGDLLDECAKHFPNPDEEQYDDDTIKFSLIGRPNVGKSSLVNAFLGQDRVIVSEIQGTTRDAIDSPYSYDGQDYVIIDTAGMRKKGKVYESTEKYSVLRALRAIERSDVVLVVLNADEGIQEQDKKIAGYAHEAGKAIIIVVNKWDAIEKDEKTMNIFTEQIREHFLFLDYAPIVFVSAKTKQRVHNILPIIKRVSENHAMRIQSSILNEVIEDSIARNPAPTDKGRRLRIYYATQVAIKPPTFVVFVNEPEMMHFSYERFLENRIRETFDFEGTPIRLITRARD; translated from the coding sequence ATGACAAAACCAGTAATCGCCATCGTAGGACGTCCGAACGTAGGTAAATCGACAATTTTTAACCGAATTGTTGGAGAACGTGTATCGATCGTGGAAGATATTCCAGGTGTAACACGGGACCGTATTTATAGTTCGGCTGATTGGCTAGCACATGAATTTAATATTATCGACACTGGTGGTATTGAAATTGGGGACGAGCCATTTTTAGAACAGATCCGTCAGCAAGCGGAAATCGCAATTGATGAGGCGGACGTTATTATTTTCATGACTAATGGACGTGAAGGTGTTACGGCTGCAGATGAGCAAGTAGCAAAAATTTTATATAAAACAAAAAAACCGGTAGTACTTGCAATAAACAAAATTGATAACCCGGACATGCGTCATATGATTTATGACTTCTATTCATTGGGCTTCGGTGAGCCTTGGCCGATTTCAGGTTCACATGGTTTAGGCTTAGGGGATTTATTGGATGAGTGTGCGAAACACTTCCCGAACCCGGATGAAGAACAATATGATGATGATACGATTAAATTCTCGTTAATCGGACGCCCGAACGTAGGGAAATCATCACTTGTGAATGCCTTTTTAGGTCAGGACCGAGTTATTGTAAGTGAAATCCAAGGAACAACTCGTGATGCAATCGATTCTCCGTACTCATATGATGGACAAGATTACGTTATTATCGATACAGCGGGCATGCGTAAAAAAGGGAAAGTATACGAATCAACAGAAAAGTATTCGGTACTCCGTGCATTGCGCGCGATTGAACGCTCAGACGTTGTTTTAGTCGTTCTGAATGCGGATGAAGGTATTCAGGAACAGGACAAAAAAATTGCAGGCTATGCACATGAAGCCGGCAAAGCAATCATTATCGTTGTAAACAAATGGGATGCAATTGAAAAAGACGAGAAAACGATGAATATCTTTACAGAGCAAATTCGTGAACACTTCCTGTTTTTAGATTATGCACCGATCGTTTTCGTTTCGGCAAAAACGAAACAGCGTGTCCACAATATTTTACCGATTATCAAGCGTGTTAGTGAAAACCATGCGATGCGTATTCAATCATCAATTTTAAATGAAGTAATTGAAGATTCGATTGCACGTAATCCTGCACCAACAGATAAAGGTCGTCGTTTACGTATTTACTATGCAACACAAGTGGCGATTAAACCACCGACATTCGTTGTATTCGTAAATGAACCGGAAATGATGCACTTCTCATACGAGCGCTTCTTAGAAAACCGTATTCGTGAGACTTTCGATTTTGAAGGAACTCCAATACGCCTCATTACACGTGCTCGTGACTAA
- the mtrB gene encoding trp RNA-binding attenuation protein MtrB, which translates to MGQSEYIIIEAEEDGVHVIGLTRGTDTKFHHSEKLDAGEVMIAQFTEHTSAMKIRGKAKIHSAHGVVQSKK; encoded by the coding sequence ATGGGACAATCAGAGTATATTATTATCGAAGCAGAAGAAGATGGTGTACATGTTATTGGTTTAACACGCGGGACAGATACAAAATTTCACCATTCAGAAAAACTGGATGCGGGAGAAGTTATGATCGCCCAGTTTACTGAACATACATCTGCCATGAAAATCCGGGGGAAAGCTAAAATTCACTCTGCACATGGTGTCGTACAAAGTAAAAAGTAA
- a CDS encoding heptaprenyl diphosphate synthase component 1 codes for MNATSITQSVQKLKSNILQHVHHRALLQNVGQPTLQEEQLFFIQLPFLNGAPMTDEHQISAVTVGIVHASLTEHEKVKEVEATSKEQQLLVLSGDYYSGRYYQLLAQTGNIFLIHKLSEGIVKRCEHQIRIYEEQKRSLEQWIESLMTIESELIAQYYDVYGFTAYTGLMQQTLTYIRLKKELDLLSKGEPSFLNKAFSADLTMMDSIIEAFRDHLYDMERQLRENLRIIDLTDELKHSIEQYITF; via the coding sequence ATGAATGCAACATCTATAACACAATCGGTTCAGAAGTTAAAATCTAATATTCTACAGCATGTTCATCATAGAGCATTACTTCAAAATGTTGGACAACCGACTCTACAGGAAGAACAGCTGTTTTTCATTCAGCTTCCTTTTTTAAATGGCGCTCCTATGACCGATGAACATCAGATCAGTGCGGTCACAGTGGGAATTGTGCATGCTTCACTGACAGAGCACGAAAAAGTGAAGGAAGTGGAAGCAACGAGTAAAGAGCAGCAATTGCTTGTCCTTTCCGGTGATTATTATAGTGGTCGGTATTATCAGTTACTTGCACAAACGGGCAATATTTTTTTGATTCATAAGTTATCGGAAGGAATCGTAAAGCGTTGTGAACATCAGATCCGCATTTACGAGGAACAAAAACGGTCACTTGAACAGTGGATTGAAAGTTTAATGACGATTGAAAGTGAACTGATTGCACAATATTATGATGTATACGGTTTCACGGCCTATACAGGGCTGATGCAGCAAACGTTAACCTATATTCGTTTGAAAAAAGAGCTCGATTTATTGAGCAAGGGGGAGCCGAGCTTTTTAAATAAGGCATTTTCAGCGGATTTGACTATGATGGATTCTATAATTGAAGCCTTTCGGGATCATTTATATGACATGGAGCGACAATTGAGAGAAAACTTGAGGATTATCGATTTAACGGATGAATTAAAACATTCCATTGAGCAATACATCACTTTTTAG
- the rpsA gene encoding 30S ribosomal protein S1, whose translation MSEEMNLGSNQKFQEGDIVKGVAEQVEEKSVTVSIEGAPFDGIIPISELSSLHIEKASDIVSVGDQLELMITKVEEENFVLSKRKVDALHAWDELKAKFESGEVFEAEVKDVVKGGLVVDLGVRGFVPASLVEDYFVEDFEDYKGKTLRLKITELDKEKGRLILSHRAVLDEEKASKKQQVIQNIHQGDMLEGTVQRLAKFGAFIDLGGIDGLVHISQVAHEHVEDISTVLQEGQSVTVKVLSVDIPNERVSLSIKDTLPGPWTDIEEKASKGAILTGTVKRLVTFGAFVEVFPGVEGLVHISQISHKHITTPHEVLKDGQEVEVKVLEVNEAEKRLALSIKALQEDSASDEDYDYELPEENKGFSFSDVIGDQLKGFKK comes from the coding sequence ATGTCTGAGGAAATGAATTTAGGGTCAAACCAAAAATTTCAAGAAGGAGATATTGTGAAAGGTGTTGCTGAACAGGTTGAAGAAAAGTCAGTAACGGTTTCGATCGAGGGGGCACCTTTCGACGGGATTATACCTATTAGCGAACTTTCAAGCTTACACATTGAAAAAGCTTCTGATATAGTTTCAGTTGGCGATCAGCTAGAGCTTATGATTACGAAAGTTGAAGAAGAGAATTTTGTATTATCGAAACGCAAAGTAGATGCTCTGCACGCGTGGGATGAATTAAAAGCGAAATTCGAATCTGGTGAAGTATTCGAAGCAGAAGTAAAAGATGTTGTGAAAGGCGGACTTGTCGTCGATCTAGGCGTGCGCGGTTTCGTTCCGGCTTCACTCGTTGAAGATTATTTTGTCGAAGATTTTGAGGATTACAAAGGCAAAACTTTACGTTTAAAAATTACAGAGTTAGATAAAGAAAAAGGCCGACTTATTTTATCTCATCGTGCAGTATTAGATGAAGAGAAAGCGTCGAAAAAGCAACAAGTGATTCAAAATATCCATCAAGGGGATATGCTGGAAGGTACAGTTCAGCGCTTGGCGAAATTCGGTGCGTTCATTGATTTGGGCGGCATTGATGGATTAGTCCACATTTCACAAGTGGCACATGAACATGTTGAAGATATTTCTACGGTATTACAGGAAGGACAATCTGTAACTGTAAAAGTGCTTTCAGTCGATATTCCAAATGAGCGTGTTTCATTATCGATCAAAGATACTTTGCCTGGTCCATGGACAGACATTGAAGAGAAAGCTTCTAAAGGCGCAATCTTAACAGGTACTGTAAAACGTCTTGTTACATTCGGTGCTTTTGTGGAAGTATTCCCTGGTGTTGAAGGTCTTGTCCATATTTCTCAAATTTCCCACAAGCATATTACAACACCGCATGAAGTCTTAAAAGACGGACAAGAGGTGGAAGTAAAAGTACTTGAGGTAAATGAAGCAGAAAAACGCCTTGCACTAAGCATTAAAGCATTGCAGGAAGATTCTGCGAGCGACGAGGACTACGATTACGAACTGCCTGAAGAAAATAAAGGTTTCTCTTTCAGCGATGTTATCGGTGATCAGCTAAAAGGATTCAAAAAATAA